The following nucleotide sequence is from Podospora bellae-mahoneyi strain CBS 112042 chromosome 1 map unlocalized CBS112042p_1, whole genome shotgun sequence.
GTAGAAAATGAACAAGCAAAACGTAtaacccaccaaccaccccgccACATCCCCGTTCCACGTCGCGCCCGCAAAGCTGCTCCGATCAAAAATAGCCGCCTGCACCCCGTTGATGCACACCCCGAAAATGCCCAGGAACGAAAGAACCTCGTACATTGGCCTTTTGGAAACAAACCACTCCTCGTAGACATTCGTAATGCCGTAGAGCGTCGCCCCCAGCAGACCAAAAAGATCGCCCTTGATCATGTCCTTGCCGTTGCCGCCGTTGGTGCCGTTTATGTGATcgctggcgaggaggacacCCATGCCGCCGCAGCAGATGAGGATACCGGCGATTTGAACGGGTCTGTATCTGACCTTGAGGAGGAAAAATGACAGGATGACCACGCAGACGATGGCCCAGAAGTTGAGGAGCTGGGCAGACAGGATATTGGTGTACTCGTATGCCAAAACAGTGAAGTAGTTTCCCTGGACGTCAAAGAACGACAGGATGAAGTACTTCCAGCCGTCGCGCCACAGGATGGAGCGGTATTTGGCCCAGCCATGCTTGTAGATGGTGTATGGGAGGTAGACAATCGTCAGCAGGGCGTAGTTGAAGAGGGTCTGGAAggcggggatgatggtgttgacggAGCTCAGGAACGAGGTGAAGGTGTTGGAGCCGGTGATGCACAGCGCCAGGATTTGACCCAGAGCGATGATGGCCCAGAAGTCGACGGTCAAGAGGTAGGAGTACCACTTGATCTCCTGGCTTTCGAGGTGCTTGAGGCCAGCGGCCACGGCGGCGGACTCGGAATCGCTATCAGTTGTGTGGCCCTCGACACTgattctggtggtggtggcatgggCGGTTGTCCCGTAATCACCGGTGCCGTCTGTCTTGGCCATGACAGGCTCGGCGGCCGTGTGAATGGtggcgttgttgtcgttgttgttctCAGACATGATGATCCTGTCTTGATCTCTTGTTTGTTCTAGAAAAGTAGTAGTACTCTTCCACTTGAAGGTTTGGCTGTCTGATATGTGTAGTTATATTTAGATTACGCAGAGAGAGTGTATATCTTCTCTGAATAAGTCTTTCTTACGTCCCCTCGAGCAAGCGCAAAGACTCAAAGTCGCCTGCCGTGAAGTTACTGATGTTTGGCTCGACGCATCAACCAGTACGTCGAGAAGCTGAGAAAGTCGAGGGGCGCTTTGGAGCGGGAAAAACACATGTGTTATTCGGTGAGACGTTGGAGGGGCAAGGGGCAAAACAACAGACGGTCGAATTCTCGTCGGAAGTTGTTCTGGTTTTGAATAGAGGTGAGTGAGATCAAGCTGATGCTTCAACAGCTCTGAGGAGGTGAAAgccaagagagaaaaaaaaaagacgacTTCTGGCGGGGCTTGTTATCTCCCGCAAGAATTGATTATCGATTCTTGGCAAGCAAGCCACGGTGAATTGTTGATCGGAGGGGTAGGCGGCAACCCTTGAAAATATTTGCGAAAAAAACCGTTGAGTGGAAGGAGCCCAGCGGGGCCGGCTTGACGTCCGTTCAAGTTCGCCGGGATTTGGCTTGGCACCCGCGGCGGAGGTGTGGGGGCCTCAAAAGCGGGGCACTCGGCAGACCCAGTTTCGGTGGGCGTGCCGGCGGGAAGCACTGCATCTTTAGTCAATGTTCTTTCTACACATATAGCTAACACAACCTTTGCAGGTGTCTGATGCCAATGCTTGTCCTGAATCGGGTTGCCGGCTTTACAGTCTAATGTCCGGATCAGTCTCCCATGTCGTCCAAACAAGCTCCTCCGGGCTGACACTGTACTCTAGGAGTATCGGTTTGGTTGCCATATCTACCTCACCTCAGCAAGTTGCCGACTATTTCGAGATGTGAGGGTGTATCGCTGATAAGTCGGGTATGCTTTTGTCCCGGACTTATCGACAACTTTCCAGTCAGCGCAACTGCTCATGCTTACAAATGAGATACCTGATGAATTGACGGTATAAAACGCTCGAAACAAGGCGCAGAATTCGGCAACCTCATATCCACATCTTCACCTTGCCTTCAGAATTCTCTTTCTGCTCTCGATAATGGTCCCTTCTGCTTACAACAAGCTCCAGAACAAGCATGTTCTCATCCTTGGAGGAAGTTCAGGCATAGGTTATGCCGTGGCAGATGGCTCTCTCGCTTCTGGAGCCAAGGTCACcatttcctcctcttctcagATCAAAGTTGATGCTGCCGTTTCTCGTCTGAAATCAGACTACCCCTCCCAAACAGACACGATTGTCGGCTTCCCCGCTgacctctccaacccaaccacgGTGGAAGACGACCTTGATGTCCTGTTCAAGAAAGCCGAGTTTACCCACGGTACCATCCACCATGTCGGTGGAGGCCGTCCTCACAACATCTCACATGCGCCTCGTCCTTCCCATCATCCTTGGTAAAGTCGCATCTCGATACCTGCCCAAGGAGAACACTtccagcatcaccatcaccagcggCTCTGTGACAAAGAAGCCGGCGAAAGGGTGGATTCTGATGAGTTATTATGGCGGCGGACTCTCCACTTTGGCCAAGGCGCTCGCTGTTGATCTCGCGCCGATCAGGGCGAATGTGGTTCGACCTGGCTATGTCGAGACAGAACTCTGGACGGAAGAGCAAAAGGCATCCACGGCCAAAGCTGTCGCCAAATCAACGCTCACGGGGGTGCCCGCCAAGGGCGAAGATGTTGCGGAGGCGTAtctgtggttgatgaaggaCAGCAACGTGACTggagcggcggcggagacGGATTCTGGTGGGCTGTTGGCTTAAGATGGTCGAATTGATGTTGATCTGCCGTTGGAGGTATTTGAAGGGAATGTCTCTTGCCAATATGCACAAGTTCTGTCGAAAAGTGTCAGCTGTCATGTGAGATTGATGGAAGGGTAACCTGCCCTAGATTCAGAATGGGATTGTCAACGTTTCAGAGAAAGACAAGAGTTTCCATGTTCCAAGGGTAGTATGTCAATCAGGGCGATCATGCACCCTTTTCTCGACCATTAAGCCCGGGGCCGTATCTTGAAGAACTCTCAACTTGCATCACTTGGTTTTTGGTACTTCGTGAACCTTTCGAGTTCATCAAGATAGATCTATTACAAGTTGAATTCATCGAATTGTCTTGTGTTGGAGCTTACATGGCTTACACGAGCTCGTTTAAGTGTTCTCCACGTGCAGGGTTCGTGTTGACATTCCGCCCAGCCAACTGCTCCTTCCTACCATCAGTTGGAATGTTGCTCCTTCGCTCCTTCCCCCTGATCTTGAGGCCACCGGGTATGACGTCCCCAAGATGGCGGAGCTTTGTAGGTACGGAATGCCCAACCAAGGCGCGCGTTTGTCTGCGACGTCCCTGTCAATTGGCACAGAATAATGGGTTTGGGATTCATCACCTGTTTGCACCACCATGGCACAACCGTTCGGGAGACAACCCGAGGAGCGCCTTCTTCAAGACCCAGTCACTCTGCTTCTGTTATTGTACCCCTGGTCTTGCAAGGCTACTGGGTGCTGCCGAGGGTATTACCATCTCAACAAGTTGCCATACGGCCGGTGCAACGAAGCGTCTCACAACCAAGACAGTACACACCCGCCACCTGCCCGTCTTTTCAAGTCTGGCGGTCTGGCTTCTCTGTCAACGAGATCTATTTGCCAGCGGCTATGGGATCTTGTTTCATCCAGGAACTTTTTATCTGATTTTGTCACCAAGTTTAAACGTCTTCCGGAACCAGTTCTTTTCACTCACAACCAAGCCAGGTTGACGATATCTCCTCTGCAGCGCGGGTAGCTGCAAGTCTCCTGCATCATCTCGATTTCGCCCTTCTCACCAAGACTGCCTCACTTCTGCTTGCATTAGAGACTGCTGTCAGTTCCCTGTGTCACCAGTGCCTCTTGTCAGCGGCCACCCGAACAGCACACACAAAGTAAGTGGACCCATTTCCCTGCCcgatcttcttcaccccccaaATCTCCCGCGTAACTACTTTCCCGGTCAGTTTCATCATGTTGCTCGACTTTCTGTAACTCACTATTATCGATCTGCACGCCGAtgaccccctctccctcctggCTTGTACACCCGCACCTCATCATACCCGTCTGATATATCGACGCAAAACTTGCCAACTGACCAACGAACCAGTCACCAGTTGGAATCCAAATAACATGATCCCATCACCCTCAGGAAGTCCTGGCCGAGGAGACCGACCTGTCTCAGACATCTTAGACTCGCCCATAACCAgatcaccgccgccaccaccgccgcctcggaAAGAGTTCAAAGCCTACGGTCAAGACTACCAGTACGCCGAAACTTGGTCCAATCCGCTTCCAGAGTTTATCGttcacaaccctggtaccAAGAACGACGACCCCGGTGCGCTAGAAGCAGGAACGGCCGGAGTTACGGGGGGAATTGGAGCAACGACCACAGCGGGGCCAAGACCTGAGAGTCTCGACGGCACTCAAGATACCAGTGCCAGCATGGATTACCAGGGGAATATTTCGCATCATCGTCCCGACACTGTCGGATCTAAGGGATCCGTCATGAGGGAAGCGGTCTGGGTACCGCCCTACGAGAAACCCTGGTACAGAAAGCTCACCCATCTTCAATGGCTCATCGCCACCGTTACTGTTCTCGGCATCCTTGCAGTTGTTCTTGCGATTCTGGGAGCGATGGGTATTCTAACCGGGACAGCGTAAGCAAACAGTTTCTCGGGTTGCCTTATTTGTTCGACCTGCTAACATGGTGTTCTCAGTGGTACTCAGTCGACCTCCGGCGCTGCCGACAGCACGAGTAGTGGAgcctcaacatcatcttcaacgacgtcatcatcatcaccagctcGACCAAGCCCAACAGTAAGTACTCATCTTTTCAGGAACATCTGCCTTTCAAAAAGCTGACACTGGGGAGTCACAGAATCTCGACAACTTTTGCAAAGACTCGGATTCGTTTCTCAAAGACGTCGGCATCTACAGCATCCAAGTCGATGGTACGACGAACTGGGAGCAAGGATTTGATTCGGCCACCACGGCGGAACTCTGCTGCAATGCTTGCTTCAAAGCTTCGAATTGTGCCGGCTGGCTACATACCGGCATCGACTTCACACCCTGCACGCTTTTTTCTCTCAAGGAGGGCATTTTCGACGAGGCAAAGGATAAGGACAAGTGCCCGAGGGGTCAGGCGAACGAGATCACTTTTAAGGAGGATAACGCGAAGAAGGGTGCCTCTGCGGCAAGGGGACCTTGTAGCAACGGTTTCAAGTTCGGCTAGAGGGTTTTCCCATTCATATTATTTTTCTGTTGAGTAGTATGTCTTGTAATTTTGGCcgagaggggtggtggttagtTGGATGGCTATTTGTTACTCTTTTGTTCACTCTCGCtcaagggaaagggaaggagggaggagatatTCCCCACGAAAGCCAGATCAATGATAGATATGTATGACATGGTAACTGGAAACAATGAGAGccattttggggaggggattaTAGAGATTTAAGTCTGGGAAAGatgttttgatgatgggttcTATGTATATACTTCGACGTTGCGTTCAATAGCATTCTTTGTGACTGGCATGGGCATCAAGGCGTGAACACATTCAACAtgatccaaaaaaaaaaaaatactgAGCACATGTACAAACATAAAAATAAacatttcttttttttccccagAGGGAAAAAGCCTGTCTATTTCGCCGATTATTTCACCAGTTTCCTTTCACACCAAACCAATGAATCCAACGAGACCGTCCGTTATGTATGATGGAGAAGCAAACAAGAAAGAaccaaagacaagaaaaaaggagaacGCAAAACTTTGGAGAGAAAACTCTAAAATCTTCATGGCTTTTTTGCATTCCTGGCttgctgtgtgtgtgtgtttccTGTACCTGTTCCGACCATCCCGCCCCTTAGCCACCCTTGCAATTAGCCACTTACACCTATCGTGTCCTCCCCTATTCTAAAAAAATTGTATCCGAGGGATCGATTTAAAGGCGAAGAAGCTTAACGGCCTGCTGCTCAATCGTCCCCTCAGTAGGGAAACTCATCTCCTCCAGGCCCTGGGCATACGGCGTGGGCACATCAGCACCAGTGACTCTGGCGGCGGGGGCGTCCAAGTAGTCAAATCCATACTCCATCGTCAACGCCAAAATCTCAGCACTGACGCCAAAAGCAGGGAAGCCAGACTCGACGGCCATCAGACGGTGCGTCTTCTTGAGCGACTTGATGATCGTCTCGATATCAAGAGGCTTGATCGACCGGAGGTTGATaacctcgacatcgacaCCGTACTTCTTCTTAAGGTTCTCAGCCGCAACAAGGGACTGCCCGACGcagcgggagagggtgacCAGAGTCAAATCCTTGCCGGAGCGctcaatcttggccttgccAAAGGGGATGACAAAGTCGTCCTTTTGAGCCTCGGCCGACATGGGGAACGACTGGCCGTACATGAGCTCGTTctcgaggacgacgacggggttggggtcgcGGATGGCAGCTTTGAGAAGGCCCTTGGCGTCTTCGGCGGACCAGGGGGAGACGACCTTGAGGCCGGGGATGGACCCGTACCAAGCAGAGAAGTCCTGGGAGTGCTGGGCGCCGACGCCGGCGGCAAAACCGTTGGGTCCGCGGAAGGTGATGTTGCAGGGCTGGATGCCGCCCGACATGTAGAGGGTCTTGGCGGCCGAGTTGACGATTTGGTCAATGGCCTGCATGGCGAAGTTCCAGGTCATGAACTCGCACTAGACATTGAAGAAGACATTGTTAGCGTATGTAGTAGGGCTAATTGAGTTTGGCATTGTCATTTTTTGAcaagctgtggtggtggtgtggtgcAGTGACGGTGATGCGCGCttgtggtggggggatgCGGTGCAAAGGCGGGATGCGGGATGCTGCTGCAATGTGAGGCACTTACAACTGGGTGCAGACCGCTCAGGGCGGCACCAATGGCCAGACCGGCGAAGCCGGACTCGGTGATGGGTGTGTCGATGACACGCTTCTCGCCGAAGCGGTCCAGGAGGTTCTTGGTGACCTTGTATGCGCCATTATACTGggcaacctcctcgcccaggATGAAGACCTTGTCGTTCTGCTCGAGCTCCTCGGCAAGCGCCTCGTTCAGGGCATCGCGGACTGTGTACTCCTTGACGCCGGAGGCGTCGGCATATGTCCGTCTTTGTACGCCGGGGATGACGGCGGCCCTGGAGAGGAATGGCGATGCGGTGGCCGGACGGAGGGCGGAGGTCCTCGCCGTGGCAGCAAGACGAGCCGCTGGTCGGAGATAACGCGACATGACTTATTTTTTGATGGGGAAAAAAAGCGAATCCACAGGGGCACTAAGTCacaggaggggagggcgggcTTTGAGTGCTGAGCTCGCTCGATGTCGAAGGGCCCGCTcagaagaggttgaggcaCAAACGAGTGCAAGATCCGCGAGgtccggaggaggagggaaaagtGGTGATGCAAGAGGTGAAGTGAAGGTCAGCGCCAGAGGGAATTTTTTGGTCCTTTCACCTAATCGATGGAAGTTTGGGACAGCTCAGTCGGACTCTGGAGCGTTGAACCCCAACGACAAATTACGCGCTAGCTCAGGATCGGCTTAGTGAGCTGAATCCCTGTCCCTGTTCTGGTCCGCGCTCGGGAGCTTGGCCGGCCAAACCCACGCCAAACCTTCCACTTGACAGCTCCCAGGGGTCCACAGAAGCTGATGCCCAGTGGGGTGTTCAAACACTTGTCATGATGAGATTGATAACTCCGAAAGCACATATGGATTGGAAATACTGACATGTTGGTATTTGCATTGATGCGGAGCAGTTCGGTAACGTTGGGAACGACACCGGAGTCCTCCCTCCCGGGCATCCGGTGTGCATTCACGCCCGCCGCGATATCCTTTGTTTTTCGGGGCTTACCTGGGGTGTTACAGCGACCGGCCAAGCAGCGTGGGATTGGGTAACCAGATCTGAAATGCAGTGACCGCAGGACCCGCAACGGAGAGCTTCGATGCAAAGTTCGACCGAGAAAATGCTGACAAGTCAAAAAGTACAAGATGCAAAGGACGAAGGTGGCTTGGGTTCAAACGAATCAAATGGTATTATATATACAACGAATGCCGAGCCAAGCCGGGTGCTGTCAGAACCCTAGATGACAACCTCCCATTCTCGGTGACTATTATAAGCAATTACAGATTTTCTATATCTCCAATCCAGAGGGCCGTTTCCCATCCTTTTCATCCGCATCATTACGCGGCCCTAGGTCATCCAGTCGTGTGTCGAGATCTTCATGCGAGGGTATCTTTTTAGTTGAGGGGCTTCTGGCCGATCATGAGGTACATTGGGGTGAAGAGGTCCTTCTTGGCACCGGCGACGAGACCATCGGCACCCTTGGCGAGGGCATCGGCCGTCTTCTTGGTACCCTTGGGCGCAAGACCGACCATCTCCAAGAAGCCGGTGAAGACGTGCACGGCACGGCGACCGGCCTTAGTCATGCGGAGGACGGTGAAGAGATCAAAGTACGACTGCATGTACTTGGTCTCACCAGCAATACCCCAGTACCATGGGATAGGGTCGTCACGCTTGGCAAGATCctcgtggtggaggaggttgaagccAGCATCCTTCATGGCCTGGATACCCTCGGAGATGGTGACCATGTTGGAGATaccgtcaccctcctcgatgGCGAGACGGATATCCCTGTGctcgaggttgttgttgtcgtacTTGTCGGTCATCAACCACTCGTACACACCGAACTTGCCGCCGGGCTTGAGCACTCTGTAGATTTCGCTATAGACGCCAACAAGCTTGGGGGCGTGGACGGTGGCCTCGATTGCGTAAACGGCATCGAAGGAGTTGTCAGGGAAAGACATTTGCTGATACGAGTTAGCACCGTTGCCAGGTAAACGTGACTCCGGAGCCTTGACGTACCATGAAATCACCCTTCACATATTTGAGCTGGCCAGAGAGACCCTCCTTGACGGCGTACCGGGTGGCGCGCTCAATCTGGTagtcgttgttgttgagaccGGTGATGTGGCAGTCGGTGAACTTGGCGATCTCTCTGGCGGGACCACCAATACCGCAACCAACATCCAGAACCTTGTCACCGGCCTGGATGCCGATCTTCATGGCGAGGTAGTGCTCGTGACGAGCAATGGCCTGGTAGAAGCTCTCCCCGAGAGAGTAGCGGCAGAAGTGGAAGGACTGGCCCCAGCCATACTCATACAAATCGGTGGCCAGGTTGTAGTAGTGTCTGGTCAGAGTCGCGTACTCCTTGGTGCGGGCCTGGATAGGGGTATGGTCAGTACGCGTCTGGAGCACAAGGTGAACAGCTGATGGGACCCACCTCTCTGTCGGCGTCGGTCTCGTTCTCGGCGGTCTTGTTGTCGAAGTGCTTGAAGTACTCGTCAACGGCGACCTTGTTGGCCTCGGTGTCCTTGGAAAGCATGGCAGCGAAACCACCCTTGGCTTCCGTGGACTTGCCGTGCATGGCCTTCATGAACTCGGCATCGCGCTTGTGGTCCTCCTTCTCGAGGGCGATTTGGTTGGCGGAAACCATGTTGAATGTTGAATTAGAAGGGAGTGAATAGAATAATTAAACCGAGTACTGTTGGAAGAAGCAGacagggagaaggaagatgCGCAGAGACAGGGACAACGGGATGATGTAGCGGTGGGCAGGCCTTTAATTTATGTAGGGAAAAAGTTTCACGGCCCCTTATTGAAAAGAGCACATGGGGTCGACAGGCCAGCAATCTCCCGGCGCGCTGGAGGGGCGGTAGCTGCCACTGAAGCCCCACAGCAAGATCCATCGGATCCAGGAACAAGCAGCGGGAGAACTCGAAAACGCCATATCATTGGTCAATGAATGCACTAATGCCGAATACGGCAACCATTTGGAAGTTGTTCTGCTGTGAGCCAAGCACAACAACCCTCTGATCAATTGCATGTGCTCAGGAAACTCGACCCCCTTATTCGCACCCGTACTCGGGTGTAAAGGCATACAACAGCGATTATGATAATTCTGTGGAGTTTGGAACCTCTGGTGAACATATTGACATATCAGACTAGCAATGCGTGGCCAGCGAATACGCATTGGTGTCTTGACTGACAGCTATGCTATGCGGTATGCAGCTGGAGGCGGTATGGCTCTCGCCTAGCAACGGTTACTGTCAGTTGGTAGAGGTATCACAAGAAGCGGTAAAGCATTGACGTGCTTCCTAGAACATCTTCTTCGCTTCGACAGGCTTCGAAGTTTTGCAAGGGAGTGAGAAGAAAAATCCAGAGCATGTTATCTTGTTTTATCGAGATACTTTGTTGATATAGAACATTGAAGTGAGAAATGTGCATCATGTGATGTCGAGGTTCGCGAGTTTTGCGAATACGAATACGCGGCCAAGAAACTGTTAGAAAGCTTTGATTACGGCCCTCAGCCACAGCTTGTCGTAGTGTGTGGCCACCGATAAGACTTTTATCGGCATTCTCAGAACCCCTGCCAAATTTCCAGCCACAACCCGACATCACTTCTATTCATCAGCCTTGTCATCGCTTGCGTTTTTGCTGCaacatcacatcacccccGTCGCGCAGATTTATCATCGAACCTCCGTTCACTCTCCAACCTTTGCCATCGCGGTACCCGATGCTCAATACTCATTGCGAAATACAGTGAAAATACACCACTCAACACGTGCGATAGCGGCAAGAGACCGACCAAGATGCCACCACAAATCAAACAAGACCTGAACCGTTCTGGTTGGGAGTCCACCGACTTCCCCTCCGTGTGCGAAAACTGCCTGCCTACAAATCCCTACGTAAAGATGCTCAAAGAAGACTACGGCGCCGAATGCAAACTCTGTACGAGACCGTTCACCGTCTTCAGCTGGTCCGGTGAGGGCCGCGCCCACGGTCGCAAGAAGCGCACCAACATCTGCCTGACGTGCGCCCGCCTCAAAAACGCCTGCCAATGCTGCATCATGGACTTACAGTTTGGCCTACCTATCGTCATCAGAGATAAGGCGCTCGAGCTTATCGCGCCGGGGCCCCAGAGCGAGATCAACAGGGAATATTTTGCGCAAAACAACGAGCAGGCCATCCAGGAAGGGAGAGCAGGGATCGAGGCATACGAGAAGACTGATGAGAAAGCGAGAGAGCTGCTGAGGAGACTGGCACAGAGCAAGCCCTACTTcaggaaagggaaagagTTGGATTCGGAGGGCAACGCAGTGTCCGGGGGGCCTTCGGGGAGCGGGAGCGCAACGGGTGGAAATCCGGCCGTTGGAGCCGGGCTTGGCGGTGCTGGACCGATCCGAACACGAGATTCAAGAGCGGCAGCTGCCGTGGGAGCGAGACCAGGaggtgggaagaggggacCAATCCCTGCGAATGCCCCTCCACCTGGGCCCAGGGACTGGATGCCGCCTTCGGATCCGACCATCATGTCGCTCTTCGTAACCGGGATTGAGGACGACCTTCCCGAATACAAGATTCGGGACTTTTTTAAGTCCTTCGGAAAGATCAAATCCCTGGTGGTGTCGCATATGACCCACTGCGCTTTTGTCAACTACGAGTCTCGCGAAGGAGCCGAGCAAGCAGCGGCTGAGTGCAAGGGGCGCGCGGTGATTGCCGGCTGTCCTCTTCGAATCCGATGGAGCGTCCCGAAGGCTATTGGAAATATGAACAGGGAAGAGCGTGGACAGATGCTGCGCGATGGGCGATCTGCATTCCCTGAGGCCAAGAGGAAGGCCAACCCGAAAGCCATTGAAGGAGGAAGTGGTCAAGAGCAGGGTTCCTCTGCTCATGGTCAAGACCAGGGTGGACTGCTTGTTGCGCCACCTCCAGGACAGGATGACGTTCAATATGCTAGTCTCGCTGGTAACTAGGGAGGAAAAGTCTTTTGTGTTTCTGATTTCGGCAAGGCGTTTGGGAGGCTATCATTGCCACGGGATAGTTTAGGGTACGGGAGATACACCACTGCATCTGCATCATGTCATGTTATACTATTGTTacattgttgtacactgaGGGGTATCATAGACGGCTATTCAATACAAGGCGAAACAAAATCGCCAATACGCCGACATCTTTGCGCATTTGTTCCTGTCCACACATCAACGTCCACTACATCTCAGAGCAGCACTTGACCCCAACCCTTGGGTTCTTGTTTGCAAACTTGATCGACTCGTTGTCGCCTCTTTCAGTGTGTTCGTGAATCCGGAGCTCTATGTGGTGTGGTTAGCGCCACTCTTTTACTTGAGGGTTGTCGCAAGGGCATTTACTGTATGTGTTATCCTCCTGCTTGATACCCTGTACAACGTTGGCCTTCAAGAAAGCGGCAACCTCGTCGGCATGCTTCAGAGCGGGTTCGATTGAGGGGTccgagggagggagggtggccTTGTCCCGGAAGGCATTACGAATCGACTCGCGGGCACCGGTAAGCATTCGAGTATCGCCTGACAAATAGACTTGTTAGCTAGGCGCACATGTACAAAAAACCCATGGACATGACATACCTTCAAAGGCAATCCTCGCGGCACGCAAGAGGTTTCTGTAGGACTGGATGGCGGCCATTGTGATATAGGACAGTTGCTGCTCAACTCGGACAAGAGGAACAGTTCGAAAAGTTCAAGAACTGCTTCAACATTGCCTGCCCATTGGAAACACCCGAATGGGCTGGAACaacgaggttgatggggatgtggaCCTGCATTTCCAGTGCATATGATTGGCCACACAGTACTTAATGTGGGTCTTCAAAGTGAACggcccaaaaaaaaaaccagaagttcaccaaaaaaaaagtgcccctccaccccaagTCAACTTTGGATCTCTCCAACAGCCTGTCGCTTTTGCAGAACCAAACACCGCAAAAATGGCCACTCCCATCGTTGTACCAACCcctctcctcgccctccctgAGGGCTGGACTGCCGAGAAGGACATCAAGACCGTCGGCAAGCTCAGCGGTGCCACCCAGCGCACCCTCGAGCCAGTTGGTCCCTACTTCCTGGCCCATGCCCGCCGTGCCCGCCACAAGCGCACCTTCTCCGAGGATGACCGCATCCAGGCTCAAGAAAGGGCCAAGAAGGTCGAGAACGATGAGGATAGCGAGATCAGCGAGCCCGAGGATCCTATGATGCTCGCCCGCGATGCCAAGGACTGGAAGGTTGGTGGTTCACTTGTCTGTGGTCAAAATAGAATGGCACTAACCCGACTTTTCTCCAACATAGCAACAAGACCACTACAAGGTTCTCGGTCTCTCCAAGTACCGCTGGAAGGCTACCGAGGAGCAGATCAAGCGTGCCCACCGCAAGAAGGTCCTCAAGCACCACCCCGATAAGAAGGCCGCCGCCGGTcgcaccgacgacgacaacttCTTCAAGTGCATCCAGAAGGCCACCGAGGTTCTCCTCGACCCCACCAAGCGCCGCCAGTTCGACTCCGTCGACGAGGAGGCAGATGTCGAGCCCCCCACCAAGAAGCAGCTGCAGAAGGGCAACTTCTACAAGCTCTGGGGCAACGTCTTCAAGTCTGAGGCCCGCTTCAGCAAGATCCACCCTGTTCCCATGCTTGGTGACGACAAGTCCACCAGGGAAGAGGTCGAGAACTTCTACAACTTCTGGTACAGCTTCGACTCCTGGAGGTCGTTCGAGTATCTCGACGAGGATGTTCCCGATGACAACGAAAACCGTGACCAAAAGCGCCACACCGAGCGCAAGAACGCCAACGcccgcaagaag
It contains:
- the SLT11 gene encoding Pre-mRNA-splicing factor slt11 (COG:A; BUSCO:EOG09263BDA; EggNog:ENOG503NTXR), with the protein product MPPQIKQDLNRSGWESTDFPSVCENCLPTNPYVKMLKEDYGAECKLCTRPFTVFSWSGEGRAHGRKKRTNICLTCARLKNACQCCIMDLQFGLPIVIRDKALELIAPGPQSEINREYFAQNNEQAIQEGRAGIEAYEKTDEKARELLRRLAQSKPYFRKGKELDSEGNAVSGGPSGSGSATGGNPAVGAGLGGAGPIRTRDSRAAAAVGARPGGGKRGPIPANAPPPGPRDWMPPSDPTIMSLFVTGIEDDLPEYKIRDFFKSFGKIKSLVVSHMTHCAFVNYESREGAEQAAAECKGRAVIAGCPLRIRWSVPKAIGNMNREERGQMLRDGRSAFPEAKRKANPKAIEGGSGQEQGSSAHGQDQGGLLVAPPPGQDDVQYASLAGN
- the MZM1 gene encoding Mitochondrial zinc maintenance protein 1, mitochondrial (EggNog:ENOG503P7DE; COG:C), which translates into the protein MAAIQSYRNLLRAARIAFEGDTRMLTGARESIRNAFRDKATLPPSDPSIEPALKHADEVAAFLKANVVQGIKQEDNTYKLRIHEHTERGDNESIKFANKNPRVGVKCCSEM
- the zuo1 gene encoding Zuotin (BUSCO:EOG092634M1; EggNog:ENOG503NVPA; COG:O); this translates as MATPIVVPTPLLALPEGWTAEKDIKTVGKLSGATQRTLEPVGPYFLAHARRARHKRTFSEDDRIQAQERAKKVENDEDSEISEPEDPMMLARDAKDWKQQDHYKVLGLSKYRWKATEEQIKRAHRKKVLKHHPDKKAAAGRTDDDNFFKCIQKATEVLLDPTKRRQFDSVDEEADVEPPTKKQLQKGNFYKLWGNVFKSEARFSKIHPVPMLGDDKSTREEVENFYNFWYSFDSWRSFEYLDEDVPDDNENRDQKRHTERKNANARKKKKAEDNARLRKLLDDCSAGDERIKRFRQEANAAKNKKRLEREAAEKKAAEDAKAAKEAAEKAAKEAEEKAKADREANKKAKEAAKNAVKKNKRVLRGSVKDANYFAEGDASPATIDAVLGDVELIQGKIEPEEIAALASKLNGLKVADEIKSVWKAEAERLIGAGKIKEGEIKAFTA